In a genomic window of Deinococcus metalli:
- a CDS encoding carbohydrate ABC transporter permease encodes MTAPGNVRGAAATPSAEKPVVGRSTQVFAHLGLILFSALATLPTLLIIMNSFKDRLSIFSHPFALPTPSTFTLDGYHTVATSANFALFFLNSLTVTVGSLLLIVLTSSMAAFALSEYRFRLNTLTGLYLSIGIMVPIRLGTVGILNLMVDLHLVNTLWALILVYTAQGIPLAVFVLTSFMRGVPRDLKEAARIDGASEYRIYGLILPLIRPALGAVTAISMIPIWNDLWFPLILAPGEKTKTVVLGASAFLGQFVNDYNAVLAALTLAIVPVVILYVVFSRQLVSGITGGALK; translated from the coding sequence CCGGGCAATGTACGCGGCGCGGCGGCCACGCCGAGCGCCGAGAAACCCGTGGTGGGCCGCAGCACGCAGGTCTTCGCGCACCTGGGCCTGATCCTGTTCAGCGCGCTGGCCACGCTGCCCACGCTGCTGATCATCATGAACTCGTTCAAGGACCGCCTGAGCATCTTCTCGCACCCCTTCGCGCTGCCGACGCCCTCGACCTTCACGCTGGACGGCTACCACACCGTGGCGACCTCCGCGAACTTCGCGCTGTTCTTCCTGAACAGCCTCACCGTCACGGTCGGGTCGCTGCTGCTGATCGTCCTGACCAGCAGCATGGCGGCATTTGCCCTCAGCGAATACCGCTTCCGGCTGAACACCCTGACCGGCCTGTACCTCAGCATCGGCATCATGGTGCCGATCCGCCTGGGTACGGTGGGCATCCTGAACCTGATGGTGGACCTGCACCTCGTGAACACGCTGTGGGCGCTGATCCTGGTGTACACCGCGCAGGGCATTCCGCTCGCGGTGTTCGTGCTCACCTCGTTCATGCGCGGCGTGCCCCGCGACCTGAAGGAGGCCGCCCGCATCGACGGGGCCAGCGAGTACCGCATCTACGGCCTGATCCTGCCGCTGATCCGCCCGGCGCTGGGCGCGGTCACGGCGATCTCGATGATTCCCATCTGGAACGACCTGTGGTTCCCGCTGATCCTCGCACCCGGCGAGAAGACCAAGACCGTCGTGCTGGGCGCGAGCGCGTTCCTGGGCCAGTTCGTGAACGACTACAACGCCGTGCTGGCCGCGCTGACCCTGGCGATCGTGCCGGTCGTGATCCTGTACGTGGTGTTCTCCCGGCAGCTCGTGAGCGGCATCACCGGTGGAGCGCTGAAGTGA
- a CDS encoding Gfo/Idh/MocA family protein yields MRRVGLIGTGVMGSVHAQAWAQRPGVLVAVYTPDERARAFAAQHGLHASPTVDGLLSEVDVVDLCTPTPTHVDYAVQAARAGRHVICEKPLARTLDDADRMIQACREGGVRLFVAHVLRFFPQYRAAWEQVQAGAIGSPRVLRLGRLSSPPPAGSWLLDEAQSGGVPLDLLIHDLDYARWIAGEVRSVCAVEARRGSRVTVHATLTHAGGAVTLVEGGWAAPPGVFRTHLDIAGTAGVIEWTSAAAPPLQAHGVAAPPPEQDGAALPDLGADDPYAAELWHAYDALESGTPFLIEPGDARASLAVALAVGRSIQTGQPVGVTP; encoded by the coding sequence ATGAGGCGCGTCGGTCTGATCGGCACGGGCGTGATGGGCAGCGTGCACGCCCAGGCCTGGGCGCAGCGGCCCGGGGTGCTGGTCGCCGTATACACTCCGGACGAGCGCGCCCGCGCTTTCGCCGCCCAGCACGGCCTGCACGCGTCCCCGACCGTGGACGGGCTTCTGTCCGAGGTGGACGTGGTCGACCTGTGCACGCCGACCCCGACGCACGTCGACTACGCGGTGCAGGCCGCCCGCGCGGGCCGGCACGTGATCTGCGAGAAGCCCCTGGCCCGCACGCTGGACGACGCCGACCGCATGATCCAGGCGTGCCGGGAGGGCGGCGTGCGGCTGTTCGTGGCGCACGTCCTGCGCTTCTTCCCGCAGTACCGGGCGGCGTGGGAACAGGTGCAGGCCGGGGCCATCGGCTCGCCCCGCGTGCTGCGCCTGGGCCGGCTGTCCTCGCCGCCGCCCGCCGGCAGCTGGCTGCTGGACGAGGCCCAGAGCGGCGGCGTGCCCCTCGACCTGCTGATCCATGACCTCGACTACGCCCGCTGGATCGCCGGGGAGGTGCGGAGTGTGTGCGCCGTGGAGGCCCGCCGGGGCAGCCGCGTGACGGTTCACGCCACGCTGACCCACGCGGGCGGCGCCGTCACCCTGGTCGAGGGCGGGTGGGCCGCGCCGCCCGGCGTGTTCCGCACGCATCTGGACATCGCCGGCACGGCGGGCGTGATCGAGTGGACGTCGGCCGCAGCGCCGCCTCTCCAGGCCCACGGCGTGGCCGCGCCGCCGCCCGAGCAGGACGGCGCCGCGCTGCCGGACCTGGGTGCGGACGATCCCTACGCCGCCGAACTGTGGCACGCCTACGACGCGCTGGAGAGCGGCACCCCGTTCCTGATCGAGCCGGGGGACGCCCGCGCGTCGCTGGCCGTGGCCCTCGCGGTGGGCCGCAGCATCCAGACCGGGCAGCCGGTGGGGGTGACCCCATGA
- a CDS encoding Gfo/Idh/MocA family protein, with amino-acid sequence MTPVRIALLGVAHVHADGYAAWLTAQPDLDIVGFAEDDPALAQDFAAGTGLRHRPLAELLEWRPDGVLVCSETVHHLRYVEAAAQAGAHVLCEKPIATTLADAQALLDACAQAGVTVHAAFPVRYSPAVQSLRAQLRAGQLGAPLAYSGVNHSVAPDHERAWFSDPALAGGGAGMDHIIHIADLLHHFGERVQGVRAQLRSVPEWTVPGHEHADAAGLVTLTLVSGAVATIDCSWSRPRTYPRWGHLKLDVTGTAGLRSLDAFAEHLHVTNARGRQWAGFGPDLNAAMLREFVGVCRGHVPTLLASGQEGLDALAVVLAAYDASRSGQAVTLP; translated from the coding sequence ATGACCCCCGTGCGGATCGCGCTGCTGGGCGTCGCGCATGTGCACGCGGACGGCTACGCGGCGTGGCTCACGGCCCAGCCGGACCTCGACATCGTCGGCTTCGCGGAGGACGATCCGGCCCTCGCTCAGGACTTCGCGGCGGGCACCGGTCTGCGGCACCGACCCCTCGCGGAGCTGCTGGAGTGGCGTCCGGACGGCGTGCTCGTGTGCAGCGAGACGGTCCATCACCTCCGCTACGTCGAGGCCGCCGCGCAGGCCGGTGCCCACGTGCTGTGCGAGAAGCCCATCGCCACGACCCTCGCGGACGCGCAGGCCCTGCTGGATGCGTGTGCGCAAGCTGGCGTGACCGTCCACGCCGCGTTCCCGGTGCGCTATTCGCCCGCCGTGCAGAGCCTGCGAGCGCAGTTGCGGGCGGGGCAGCTCGGCGCGCCGCTCGCGTACAGCGGCGTGAACCACTCCGTCGCGCCGGACCACGAGCGCGCGTGGTTCAGCGACCCCGCCCTGGCCGGGGGCGGTGCGGGCATGGACCACATCATCCACATCGCTGATCTGCTGCACCACTTCGGCGAGCGCGTGCAGGGCGTCCGGGCGCAGCTGCGCTCCGTGCCCGAGTGGACGGTGCCGGGCCACGAACACGCGGACGCCGCCGGACTGGTCACGCTGACCCTGGTGTCGGGCGCGGTCGCCACCATCGACTGTTCGTGGAGCCGGCCGCGCACGTACCCGCGCTGGGGTCACCTCAAGCTCGATGTGACCGGCACCGCCGGCCTGCGCTCGCTGGACGCCTTTGCCGAGCACCTGCACGTGACGAACGCGCGCGGGCGGCAGTGGGCCGGCTTCGGCCCCGACCTGAACGCCGCCATGCTGCGCGAGTTCGTGGGCGTGTGCCGGGGCCACGTCCCGACCCTCCTCGCCAGCGGTCAGGAGGGCCTGGACGCGCTGGCCGTCGTCCTGGCCGCGTACGACGCCAGCCGTAGCGGGCAGGCCGTCACGCTGCCCTGA
- the paaI gene encoding hydroxyphenylacetyl-CoA thioesterase PaaI, with product MAYADTLGLSVLEAAPERTRVTVPVTDAGVNMHGTAHGGLIFSVADEAFAVISNLHAQAVAIETHLSFFRAARPGDVLVATATPERVGRTLATYRVEIRNGEEGDLLALFTGTVSRREKEDQT from the coding sequence ATGGCGTACGCCGACACCCTGGGCCTGAGTGTGCTGGAAGCCGCCCCCGAGCGTACCCGCGTGACCGTCCCCGTGACGGACGCGGGTGTGAACATGCACGGCACGGCGCACGGCGGCCTGATCTTCAGCGTGGCCGACGAGGCCTTCGCGGTCATCAGCAACCTGCACGCGCAGGCCGTGGCGATTGAGACCCACCTGAGCTTCTTCCGCGCCGCGCGCCCCGGCGACGTGCTCGTGGCGACCGCCACGCCCGAGCGTGTGGGCCGGACGCTCGCCACATACCGCGTCGAGATCCGCAACGGCGAGGAGGGTGACCTGCTCGCGCTGTTCACCGGCACGGTGAGCCGGCGGGAGAAAGAGGATCAGACCTGA
- a CDS encoding MerR family transcriptional regulator, whose product MTQPTPPSPTAALMGIGAFAQATRLSLKALRLYDDLGLLPPAHVDAQTGYRHYHPDQLGTARVIGLLRQLDMPLSTIRSVLDAPAGARPTLIRGYWEGAERQHGQHRALAQYVLNTLEGATMQETFTVHTRDLPTRQLATIQRRVFQPELDGFLPPSIGRLIGFIPAQGAVVAGAPFVIYHGAVTADSDGPVEVCVPYTGALTPTGDITLREEAAHHEAYVTVTRRQFEFPTILEAFDATGAYADAHGGRSPLTCREVYPYAWDGAGPDDPAGEVAWPYTPSAT is encoded by the coding sequence ATGACCCAGCCCACGCCGCCCTCTCCCACCGCCGCCCTGATGGGCATCGGAGCCTTCGCGCAGGCCACCCGCCTGAGCCTCAAGGCGCTGCGCCTGTACGACGACCTGGGCCTGCTGCCGCCCGCCCACGTGGACGCCCAGACCGGTTACCGCCACTACCACCCGGACCAGCTGGGCACCGCCCGCGTGATCGGCCTGCTGCGGCAGCTGGACATGCCGCTCAGCACCATCCGCAGTGTGCTGGACGCCCCGGCCGGCGCCCGCCCCACCCTGATCCGCGGGTACTGGGAGGGCGCCGAGCGCCAGCACGGCCAGCACCGCGCCCTCGCCCAGTACGTCCTGAACACCCTGGAAGGAGCCACCATGCAGGAGACCTTTACCGTGCACACCCGCGACCTCCCCACCCGCCAGCTCGCCACCATCCAGCGCCGGGTGTTCCAGCCGGAACTCGACGGCTTCCTGCCGCCCAGCATCGGCCGACTGATCGGGTTCATTCCCGCGCAGGGCGCCGTGGTGGCCGGAGCACCCTTCGTGATCTATCACGGCGCCGTGACGGCCGACAGCGACGGCCCCGTCGAGGTGTGCGTTCCCTACACCGGGGCGCTGACCCCCACCGGCGACATCACCCTGCGCGAGGAGGCCGCGCACCACGAGGCCTACGTGACCGTCACGCGGCGGCAGTTCGAGTTCCCCACCATCCTGGAAGCCTTCGACGCGACCGGCGCCTACGCCGACGCCCACGGCGGCCGCAGCCCCCTGACGTGCCGCGAGGTCTACCCCTACGCGTGGGACGGCGCCGGGCCGGACGACCCCGCCGGCGAGGTCGCGTGGCCGTACACGCCGAGCGCGACCTGA
- a CDS encoding glycerophosphodiester phosphodiesterase produces the protein MTPLLLGHRGTPRLHRENTLAGFQAALDAGLDGVELDVRRLADGTLVIHHDEALPDGRLLPFLTLDELPAEVPTLDAALAWAADTGAYVNVELKYESARPDDRVPRSLDAIRAHGLARHVILSSFNPLVLVAARQAAPDIERGFLYHKTYARGPLDAVPLAMRAADCVALHPHHSLIDAALMTRAQRRGWRVNTWTVNEPADVARLTQLGVSALIGDLPDVLLTAR, from the coding sequence ATGACCCCTCTGCTCCTCGGCCACCGGGGCACTCCCCGGCTTCACCGCGAGAACACCCTGGCGGGCTTTCAGGCGGCCCTGGACGCCGGTCTGGACGGCGTGGAGCTGGACGTGCGGCGCCTGGCCGACGGCACGCTGGTCATCCACCATGACGAGGCGCTGCCCGACGGGCGCCTGTTGCCGTTCCTGACCCTGGACGAGCTGCCGGCCGAGGTGCCCACCCTGGACGCCGCGCTGGCGTGGGCGGCCGACACGGGCGCGTACGTGAACGTGGAACTCAAGTACGAGTCCGCGCGGCCGGACGACCGGGTGCCGCGCTCGCTGGACGCCATCCGCGCGCACGGCCTGGCCCGGCACGTGATCCTGAGCTCCTTCAATCCGCTGGTGCTGGTGGCCGCCCGGCAGGCCGCCCCGGACATCGAGCGCGGCTTCCTGTACCACAAGACCTACGCCCGCGGGCCGCTGGACGCGGTGCCGCTCGCCATGCGCGCCGCCGACTGCGTGGCGCTGCACCCGCACCACTCGCTGATCGACGCGGCGCTGATGACGCGCGCGCAGCGCCGGGGCTGGCGCGTGAACACCTGGACCGTCAACGAGCCGGCGGACGTCGCGCGCCTGACACAGCTGGGCGTGAGCGCCCTGATCGGGGACCTGCCTGACGTGCTCCTGACCGCGCGCTGA
- a CDS encoding ABC transporter substrate-binding protein: protein MKRILLTLAMLGTASAQTTVEFWHSFGDAKRSGWIQARADEYNKTHSDVKIMPTYKGSYNDSLQATILAARQGKAPALVQIFEVGSQLALDSGAFQPVSSIKNVDFSDYIKPVINYYTIQGKVNSLPFNSSSPVLYFNQDLMKKAGLDPKTPPTTFSGLLKACAKIKAAGLEAKCAAVPVYGWLFEQWMAEQGAPLVNNGNGRDSRATASNLDSAAAKKIFQFFKNLQDGGYETYSGKLADTDGTNAIFSNQKAVFTINSTADLGNQMDSAKKAGFKLGVGVLPIPDGSKRNGVVIGGASLWISKGVSKPQAEAALDFALYMTSTKNMADWHKLTGYYPVRQSSINSLRSQGWFTQTPLQLVAFNQLLKTVPSSATAGGLNGAAIQTRTIIEEGLQKVLGGQSVDAAQAEAKTRVDAALSEYSANFK from the coding sequence ATGAAAAGAATACTGCTGACGCTGGCCATGCTGGGCACCGCCTCCGCGCAGACCACCGTGGAGTTCTGGCACTCGTTCGGGGACGCCAAGCGCTCCGGCTGGATCCAGGCCCGGGCTGACGAGTACAACAAGACCCACTCCGACGTGAAGATCATGCCCACCTACAAGGGCAGCTACAACGACTCGCTGCAGGCGACCATCCTGGCCGCGCGTCAGGGCAAGGCCCCGGCGCTGGTGCAGATCTTCGAGGTCGGCAGTCAACTCGCGCTCGACAGCGGCGCGTTCCAGCCGGTCAGCTCCATCAAGAACGTGGACTTCAGCGATTACATCAAGCCGGTCATCAACTACTACACCATTCAGGGCAAGGTGAACTCGCTGCCGTTCAACTCGTCGAGCCCGGTGCTGTACTTCAACCAGGACCTGATGAAGAAAGCGGGCCTGGACCCCAAGACGCCGCCCACGACCTTCAGCGGGCTGCTCAAGGCCTGCGCGAAGATCAAGGCGGCGGGCCTGGAGGCCAAGTGCGCGGCCGTCCCGGTCTACGGCTGGCTCTTCGAGCAGTGGATGGCCGAGCAGGGCGCGCCGCTGGTCAACAACGGCAACGGCCGCGACAGCCGCGCCACGGCCAGCAACCTCGACAGCGCCGCCGCCAAGAAGATCTTCCAGTTCTTCAAGAACCTGCAGGACGGCGGCTACGAGACGTACTCGGGCAAGCTGGCCGACACCGACGGCACCAACGCGATCTTCTCCAACCAGAAGGCCGTGTTCACCATCAACTCGACCGCGGACCTGGGCAACCAGATGGACTCGGCCAAGAAGGCCGGCTTCAAGCTGGGCGTGGGCGTGCTGCCCATCCCGGACGGCAGCAAGCGCAACGGCGTGGTGATCGGCGGGGCGAGCCTGTGGATCTCCAAGGGCGTCAGCAAGCCGCAGGCGGAAGCGGCGCTGGACTTCGCGCTGTACATGACGAGCACCAAGAACATGGCCGACTGGCACAAGCTGACCGGCTACTACCCGGTGCGCCAGAGCAGCATCAACTCTCTGCGTTCGCAGGGCTGGTTCACGCAGACCCCGCTGCAACTCGTGGCGTTCAACCAGCTGCTCAAGACCGTGCCCAGCTCCGCCACGGCCGGCGGCCTGAACGGCGCGGCCATCCAGACGCGCACCATCATCGAAGAGGGGCTGCAGAAGGTGCTGGGCGGCCAGAGTGTGGACGCCGCCCAGGCCGAGGCCAAGACCCGCGTGGACGCCGCCCTGAGCGAGTACAGCGCGAACTTCAAGTAA
- a CDS encoding carbohydrate ABC transporter permease, which translates to MLKPAARAAPSEERAVFRGAALPWLFLLPTLLILAVFIYLPALRTLRLAAFRANVILGTEQFVGLGNFAGLLASPAYQQVAFQTLVFTVLTVAGGLLCSLSLAWLASRPIRGAKTYRLLLIYPYALSPAIAGTLWLFLFNPEIGVVNQVLRAAFHVQPRWLDTPILAFGLVTLASIWKGLAYNIVFYLASIQNLPGDVMEAAQIDGATPRQVFWRVAFPLLSPITFFLVFTNIISALFDSFALTDILTRGGPYVGHAGITTFLVYQLYQDGFVNFKTGAAAAQAALMLALVAFITVMQFRVGERRVHYGA; encoded by the coding sequence GTGCTGAAACCCGCCGCCCGCGCCGCGCCGTCCGAGGAGCGTGCCGTCTTCCGGGGCGCTGCGCTGCCGTGGCTATTCCTGCTGCCCACCCTGCTGATCCTGGCGGTGTTCATCTACCTGCCGGCGCTGCGGACCCTGCGCCTGGCCGCGTTCCGCGCCAACGTGATCCTGGGCACCGAGCAGTTCGTGGGCCTGGGCAACTTCGCCGGCCTGCTCGCCAGCCCGGCGTACCAGCAGGTGGCGTTCCAGACCCTGGTGTTCACGGTGCTGACCGTCGCGGGGGGCCTGCTGTGCTCGCTGTCGCTGGCGTGGCTGGCGAGCCGGCCCATCCGCGGCGCCAAGACCTACCGCCTGCTGCTGATCTATCCCTACGCGCTGAGCCCGGCGATTGCCGGGACGCTGTGGCTGTTTCTGTTCAACCCGGAGATCGGGGTGGTGAACCAGGTGCTGCGCGCGGCCTTCCACGTGCAGCCGCGCTGGCTGGACACGCCCATCCTCGCCTTCGGGCTGGTCACGCTGGCGTCCATCTGGAAGGGTCTGGCGTACAACATCGTGTTCTACCTGGCGAGCATCCAGAACCTGCCGGGCGACGTGATGGAGGCCGCGCAGATCGACGGGGCCACGCCCCGGCAGGTGTTCTGGCGGGTTGCCTTCCCGCTGCTGAGCCCCATCACGTTCTTCCTGGTGTTCACGAACATCATCTCCGCACTGTTCGATTCCTTCGCGCTGACCGACATCCTCACGCGCGGCGGGCCGTATGTGGGGCACGCGGGGATCACGACCTTCCTGGTGTATCAGCTGTACCAGGACGGCTTCGTGAACTTCAAGACCGGGGCGGCCGCCGCGCAGGCCGCGCTGATGCTCGCGCTGGTCGCGTTCATCACCGTCATGCAGTTCCGGGTGGGCGAACGGCGGGTGCACTATGGAGCGTGA
- a CDS encoding carbohydrate ABC transporter permease — MTSRAAVPAHAPAHRRTWPTHLALILAVLIISAPLIFALIKATQDSSAVLSPSLIPGGAFFRNLESVWSGAHLGRYMTNSLIVALSVTVGKTVLALLAALAFVYFRFPLKGVAFGLVLLSLMLPTEVLIIALFDLVSRDLKWANTYAAIIVPFLASATGTFLFRQHFMNIPTSLADAARIDGCGPLTFLTRVLVPMSWNTIGALAVIQFVYGWDQYIWPLVIMQQDDKQVVQVGLRKLIEVGGQTDWGAVMAGAIITAVPPLLVFTALQEQFSRGFALTEDK; from the coding sequence GTGACGTCCAGAGCCGCGGTCCCGGCCCACGCGCCGGCGCACCGCCGCACGTGGCCCACGCACCTCGCGCTGATCCTCGCAGTGCTGATCATCAGCGCGCCGCTGATCTTCGCGCTGATCAAGGCCACGCAGGACTCCAGCGCGGTCCTGAGCCCCAGCCTGATTCCGGGCGGCGCGTTCTTCCGCAATCTGGAGTCGGTGTGGAGCGGCGCGCACCTGGGCCGCTACATGACGAACTCGCTGATCGTGGCCCTGAGCGTCACGGTCGGCAAGACCGTCCTGGCGCTGCTGGCCGCGCTGGCCTTCGTGTACTTCCGCTTTCCCCTCAAGGGCGTGGCCTTCGGGCTGGTGCTGCTCTCGCTCATGCTCCCGACCGAGGTGCTGATCATCGCGCTGTTCGACCTGGTCAGCCGCGACCTGAAGTGGGCGAACACCTACGCGGCAATCATTGTGCCGTTCCTGGCGAGTGCCACTGGCACATTCCTGTTCCGGCAGCACTTCATGAACATCCCCACGTCGCTGGCCGACGCGGCGCGCATCGACGGCTGCGGCCCGCTGACCTTCCTGACCCGGGTGCTGGTGCCCATGAGCTGGAACACCATTGGGGCGCTGGCTGTGATCCAGTTCGTGTACGGCTGGGACCAGTACATCTGGCCGCTGGTGATCATGCAGCAGGACGACAAGCAGGTCGTGCAGGTGGGCCTGCGCAAGCTGATCGAGGTGGGCGGCCAGACCGACTGGGGCGCGGTGATGGCCGGCGCGATCATCACGGCCGTGCCGCCCCTGCTGGTCTTCACGGCGCTCCAGGAGCAGTTCAGCCGGGGCTTCGCCCTGACCGAGGACAAGTAG
- a CDS encoding heavy metal translocating P-type ATPase produces MSKTVELDIQGMTCAACVGRVERALKKAGGVEDASVNLATERATVTYDAAQTAVPALVQTVQDAGYGARTLHTELSVSGMTCAACVTRVERALRKVDGVLDATVNLATERASVDALSGVSAAQLRAAVRNAGYDVLDTGAGPSRVDVEREARERDVRELRRAVTVSAAFSVPLLLLAMLPMLWPALDMWLMDRVGARTLNVLMLALAAPVQFGPGRRFLRSGWAALRHRSPDMNSLVMLGTLAAFGYSVAVTALPGAFPAGSAHVYFEASGVVITLVLLGKYVEAVAKGRTSEAMKTLLALQPATATVLRDGAEVEVPVDDVLAGDLLRVRPGGKVPVDGEVVTGSSWVDESMLTGESVPVVKEVGAGVTGGTLNGTGTLTVRATRVGTDTALAQIIRLVERAQGSKPPIQGLADRVVAVFVPVVLVIAALTFLTWLLLGGPGALAQALVHAVAVLIIACPCAMGLATPTSVMVGTGRAAGLGVLFRSGAALEALGRVNVVALDKTGTLTLGHPDLTDLHVRSGFGRSEVLRLIAGAEHESEHPIARAIVGAAEREGLTLPGATDFRARPGLGLEATVDGRRVQIGADRYMLELGLGLDTTPFAAQAARLADGGRSPLYAAVDGQLAALVAVADPVKPGSAPAVAALHAQGVTVAMVTGDHEGTARAVARTLGIDTVHAGVLPGGKSDVVTALQTGGQRVAFVGDGINDAPALASADVGVAIGTGTDVAVETADVILMAGDLRGVPNAVALSRATLRNIRLGLFWAFAYNTVLIPVAAGVLSPVGVTLNPVLAAAAMGLSSVFVLGNALRLRGFRPPVTASAAQVPAVGRAVPA; encoded by the coding sequence ATGAGCAAGACCGTCGAACTCGATATCCAGGGCATGACGTGCGCGGCGTGCGTGGGCCGCGTGGAACGCGCGCTGAAGAAGGCCGGGGGCGTGGAGGACGCCAGCGTGAACCTCGCCACCGAGCGCGCCACCGTGACCTACGACGCCGCGCAGACTGCCGTACCCGCCCTGGTCCAGACCGTGCAGGACGCGGGCTACGGCGCCCGCACGCTGCACACCGAACTGAGCGTGAGCGGCATGACCTGCGCCGCGTGCGTGACCCGGGTCGAGCGGGCGCTGCGCAAGGTGGACGGCGTGCTGGACGCCACCGTGAACCTCGCCACCGAGCGCGCCAGCGTGGACGCCCTGAGCGGCGTGAGCGCGGCGCAGCTGCGGGCCGCGGTCCGGAACGCCGGGTACGACGTGCTGGACACGGGCGCCGGCCCCTCGCGCGTGGACGTGGAACGTGAGGCGCGCGAGCGGGACGTGCGCGAGCTGCGCCGCGCGGTGACCGTCAGCGCCGCGTTCTCCGTGCCGCTGCTGCTGCTGGCGATGCTGCCCATGCTGTGGCCCGCGCTCGACATGTGGCTGATGGACCGCGTGGGCGCCCGGACCCTGAACGTGCTGATGCTCGCGCTGGCCGCGCCGGTGCAGTTCGGCCCCGGGCGGCGCTTCCTGCGCTCCGGCTGGGCGGCGCTGCGCCACCGCAGCCCCGACATGAACTCGCTGGTCATGCTCGGCACGCTGGCCGCGTTCGGGTACAGCGTCGCCGTGACCGCCCTGCCGGGCGCGTTCCCGGCGGGCAGCGCGCACGTGTACTTCGAGGCGTCCGGCGTGGTGATCACCCTGGTCCTGCTCGGCAAGTACGTCGAGGCGGTCGCCAAGGGCCGCACCAGCGAGGCGATGAAGACCCTGCTGGCCCTGCAACCGGCCACCGCCACGGTCCTCCGGGACGGCGCGGAGGTCGAGGTGCCGGTGGACGACGTGCTGGCCGGCGACCTGCTGCGCGTGCGGCCGGGCGGCAAGGTCCCGGTGGACGGCGAGGTCGTCACCGGCTCGTCGTGGGTGGACGAGAGCATGCTCACCGGCGAGAGTGTGCCGGTCGTCAAGGAGGTGGGCGCCGGCGTGACCGGCGGCACGCTGAACGGCACCGGCACCCTGACCGTCCGCGCCACCCGCGTGGGCACCGACACCGCGCTCGCGCAGATCATCCGGCTGGTGGAACGGGCGCAGGGCAGCAAGCCGCCCATCCAGGGCCTCGCGGACCGCGTGGTCGCCGTATTCGTGCCGGTCGTGCTGGTCATCGCCGCGCTGACCTTCCTGACGTGGCTGCTGCTGGGAGGTCCCGGCGCGCTGGCTCAGGCGCTGGTGCACGCAGTCGCGGTCCTGATCATCGCGTGCCCGTGCGCCATGGGCCTCGCCACGCCCACGTCCGTGATGGTCGGCACCGGGCGGGCGGCGGGCCTGGGCGTGCTGTTCCGCAGCGGCGCGGCGCTCGAGGCCCTGGGCCGTGTGAACGTCGTGGCGCTCGACAAGACCGGTACCCTGACGCTGGGCCACCCGGACCTGACCGATCTGCACGTGCGCTCCGGATTCGGGCGCTCCGAGGTGCTGCGCCTGATCGCGGGCGCCGAGCACGAGTCCGAGCATCCCATCGCCCGCGCGATTGTCGGCGCGGCCGAACGCGAGGGCCTGACGCTGCCGGGTGCCACGGACTTCCGCGCCCGGCCCGGCCTGGGCCTGGAGGCGACCGTGGACGGCCGCCGCGTACAGATCGGCGCCGACCGCTACATGCTGGAGCTGGGGCTGGGGCTGGACACCACACCCTTCGCAGCCCAGGCTGCCCGGCTGGCCGACGGGGGCCGCAGTCCGCTGTACGCCGCTGTGGACGGCCAGCTCGCTGCGCTGGTCGCCGTGGCGGACCCCGTGAAGCCCGGCAGCGCGCCGGCGGTCGCGGCGCTGCACGCCCAGGGCGTGACGGTCGCCATGGTCACCGGCGACCACGAGGGCACTGCGCGGGCCGTCGCGCGCACGCTGGGCATCGACACCGTGCACGCGGGCGTGCTGCCCGGCGGCAAGAGCGACGTGGTCACGGCCCTGCAAACGGGCGGGCAACGGGTCGCCTTCGTCGGGGACGGCATCAACGACGCGCCCGCGCTGGCGAGCGCCGACGTGGGCGTCGCCATCGGCACCGGCACGGACGTGGCCGTCGAGACGGCGGACGTGATCCTGATGGCCGGCGACCTGCGCGGCGTACCGAACGCCGTCGCCCTCAGCCGCGCCACGCTGCGGAACATCCGCCTGGGCCTGTTCTGGGCCTTCGCGTACAACACCGTGTTGATCCCGGTCGCGGCGGGCGTGCTGTCGCCCGTGGGCGTGACCCTGAATCCGGTGCTGGCGGCGGCGGCCATGGGCCTGAGCAGCGTGTTCGTGCTGGGCAACGCCCTGCGCCTGCGCGGCTTCCGGCCACCTGTGACGGCTTCCGCCGCCCAGGTACCGGCCGTGGGCCGCGCCGTGCCGGCCTGA
- a CDS encoding CopZ family metallochaperone → MTTQTPTTELTITGMSCGHCVKAVEGALKAVPGVQAVSVDLPGGRATVQGDADPQAMLAAVSEEGYAAQVAGA, encoded by the coding sequence ATGACGACCCAGACCCCCACCACCGAACTGACCATCACCGGCATGAGCTGCGGCCACTGCGTGAAAGCTGTCGAGGGCGCCCTGAAGGCCGTGCCCGGCGTGCAGGCCGTCAGTGTCGACCTTCCGGGCGGCCGGGCCACCGTCCAGGGCGACGCGGACCCGCAGGCCATGCTCGCCGCCGTGAGCGAGGAAGGCTACGCGGCGCAGGTCGCCGGCGCATGA